The Catenuloplanes niger genome includes a window with the following:
- a CDS encoding ricin-type beta-trefoil lectin domain protein, with the protein MHTRRQLVAVALTAALAVVGVAAPAHAAESNGGTRVMPLGDSITEGTQIPGGYRIGLWQRLAGAGYRVDLVGSQYNGPAALGDHDHEGHPGWRIDQIDSAISGWLTAGRPRTVLLHIGTNDILQNVDVPGAPNRLSALIDRITAGAPSADVFVATIIPLANQGQEAAARTFNAAIPGIVRAKVNAGKRVHLVDMHAALTTADLIDGVHPTAGGYDKMAATWYAALRAVPGTVGEPGGGGQTLVNAASGRCLDVPNGNPADGTQPIVWDCGGAANQRWTADGQTLRALGTCLDSPTGAASGAKAQLWACHGGTNQQWSFGADGTIRGSRSGLCLEAGGTANGSPAVLRTCTAAAGQRWSRG; encoded by the coding sequence ATGCACACGAGACGACAACTCGTCGCGGTCGCGCTCACCGCCGCACTCGCCGTCGTCGGCGTCGCGGCTCCGGCACACGCCGCCGAATCGAACGGCGGCACCCGGGTCATGCCGCTGGGCGACTCCATCACCGAGGGCACGCAGATCCCCGGCGGTTACCGCATCGGGCTCTGGCAGCGGCTGGCCGGCGCCGGCTACCGCGTCGACCTGGTCGGCTCGCAGTACAACGGGCCTGCGGCCCTGGGCGACCACGACCACGAAGGCCATCCCGGCTGGCGCATCGACCAGATCGACAGCGCCATCAGCGGATGGCTGACCGCCGGCCGCCCACGCACCGTCCTGTTGCACATCGGCACCAACGACATCCTGCAGAACGTCGACGTCCCGGGTGCGCCGAACCGGCTGTCCGCGCTCATCGACCGCATCACCGCGGGCGCACCCTCGGCGGACGTGTTCGTCGCGACGATCATCCCGCTGGCGAACCAGGGCCAGGAGGCCGCCGCGCGCACGTTCAACGCCGCCATCCCCGGCATCGTGCGGGCCAAGGTGAACGCCGGCAAACGCGTGCACCTCGTCGACATGCACGCGGCGCTGACCACCGCCGACCTGATCGACGGCGTCCATCCCACCGCCGGCGGCTACGACAAGATGGCCGCCACCTGGTACGCCGCCCTGCGCGCGGTCCCCGGCACCGTCGGCGAACCGGGCGGCGGCGGGCAGACGCTGGTCAACGCCGCGTCCGGGCGCTGCCTGGACGTGCCGAACGGCAACCCCGCCGACGGTACGCAGCCGATCGTCTGGGACTGCGGCGGCGCGGCGAACCAGCGCTGGACGGCCGACGGCCAGACCCTGCGCGCGCTGGGCACGTGCCTCGACTCCCCCACCGGCGCCGCCTCCGGCGCCAAGGCTCAACTCTGGGCATGCCACGGGGGTACGAACCAGCAGTGGTCGTTCGGCGCCGACGGCACGATCCGCGGCAGCCGGTCCGGGCTGTGCCTGGAGGCCGGCGGCACCGCCAACGGCAGCCCGGCCGTGCTGCGCACCTGCACCGCCGCAGCCGGCCAGCGCTGGTCCCGCGGCTGA
- a CDS encoding sensor histidine kinase — protein sequence MITRWWRAIRSAGPARLTYDAGLAIALTATAVGLPDLGRLLPAGLVVLVACVDIGSVLLRRAYPATALLTAAAVGTASGQNSFFLLIALSVSAGYRIRDVRRLAVALGATLPLQLMADLRADDEGGPAQVLVTACVFVAADLLPAVATWLAVQRRELLSLVRQRTEMLEEQQRTTAERVRIREVARIAGEMHDSLGHRLTLISLHTGALRSTQAPPPADVVRLVHTAAVQAMDEMHQILVVLRDGQNGAETEPLSAGLAELDRLVEGARAAGTRITLRREGTVRPLHPVIDHAAYRTLQEGLTNALRHAHGSRVRLALRYEPDAVIAEVVNGPGRPGGGPGGGRGLPGLAERVRLVGGVLYHGREPDAGFRLAATLPLTPQGPAAGAVDEVTVALRRADRRSRLGWAVLAASSVTVLLLCAAGWWTATVGSTVDDHTFRDMAIGATEAQVRSRLPDPAASVADPMPPPGLECVSYQARIRFRPDSFTGRYRFCFRDGLLVSKEMRQP from the coding sequence GTGATCACGAGGTGGTGGCGCGCGATCAGGTCCGCCGGACCGGCGCGGCTGACGTACGACGCGGGCCTGGCGATCGCGCTCACCGCCACGGCCGTGGGCCTGCCGGACCTCGGCCGTCTGCTGCCGGCGGGGCTGGTCGTGCTGGTGGCGTGCGTGGACATCGGGTCGGTCCTGCTGCGCCGCGCGTACCCCGCGACGGCCCTGCTGACCGCGGCCGCCGTCGGCACCGCCAGCGGCCAGAACAGCTTCTTCCTGCTCATCGCCCTCAGCGTGTCCGCGGGGTACCGGATCCGCGACGTCCGTCGGCTCGCCGTGGCGCTCGGCGCGACGCTGCCGCTGCAGCTGATGGCGGATCTGCGCGCCGACGACGAGGGCGGCCCGGCGCAGGTGCTGGTCACCGCGTGCGTCTTCGTCGCCGCCGACCTGCTCCCGGCCGTCGCGACGTGGCTGGCCGTCCAGCGTCGCGAACTGCTGTCCCTGGTGCGGCAACGCACCGAGATGCTGGAGGAACAACAGCGCACGACAGCCGAGCGGGTACGGATCCGGGAGGTCGCCCGGATCGCCGGCGAGATGCACGACTCGCTCGGTCACCGCCTCACGCTCATCTCGCTCCACACCGGTGCGCTGCGGTCCACGCAGGCCCCACCGCCGGCGGACGTGGTCCGGCTGGTGCACACCGCGGCCGTGCAGGCGATGGATGAGATGCACCAGATCCTCGTGGTCCTGCGCGACGGCCAGAACGGTGCCGAGACCGAGCCGCTGTCCGCCGGGCTCGCCGAGCTCGACCGCCTGGTCGAGGGCGCCCGTGCGGCGGGAACCCGGATCACGTTGCGGCGGGAGGGCACGGTACGGCCGCTGCACCCGGTGATCGACCACGCGGCGTACCGCACGCTGCAGGAGGGGCTGACGAACGCGCTGCGGCACGCGCACGGCAGCCGCGTCCGGCTCGCGCTGCGTTACGAGCCGGACGCGGTGATCGCCGAGGTGGTCAACGGCCCCGGCCGGCCCGGTGGCGGCCCGGGCGGTGGCCGGGGCCTGCCGGGACTGGCCGAGCGGGTCCGGCTGGTCGGTGGCGTGCTCTACCACGGCCGCGAGCCGGACGCCGGCTTCCGGCTCGCGGCGACGCTGCCGCTCACCCCGCAGGGACCGGCGGCCGGCGCGGTCGACGAGGTCACGGTGGCGTTGCGGCGTGCGGATCGCCGGAGCCGGCTCGGGTGGGCGGTGCTCGCCGCGTCCTCGGTCACGGTGCTGCTGCTGTGCGCGGCCGGCTGGTGGACGGCGACCGTCGGGTCCACCGTGGACGACCACACGTTCCGGGACATGGCGATCGGCGCGACCGAGGCGCAGGTCCGCTCCCGCCTTCCGGACCCGGCCGCGTCGGTGGCCGACCCGATGCCGCCACCGGGCCTGGAGTGCGTCTCGTACCAGGCCCGGATCCGTTTCCGGCCGGACTCGTTCACCGGCCGGTACCGCTTCTGCTTCCGTGACGGCCTGCTGGTGTCGAAGGAGATGCGTCAGCCGTGA
- a CDS encoding nucleotide disphospho-sugar-binding domain-containing protein gives MARLLFAATPAAGHVNPALPLVKALRAAGHEVRFTTGREFERSVTRAGAVFTPVPAEVDWSGMTPDERWPERAALTGLRKLQWDIANYFVAPVAAHVRHIEAMLAEEPADVLVADPPYGAATAVHERGGPPVVHYGITALGLPSRDLPPFGLGLSPMSGPLGRLRDRALTAFVRRTVFAASIGQIDAQRTALGLPPAGRTAMDAGHGVALHLQLCTPGFEYPRTDLPAHVHFVGHPAPLPPSTPFTPPPWWPEVTSGDRPVVVVSQGTIATDPAELLRPALAGLAAEELLVVVVTGGADPSVLGPLPGNARAAAFIPFAELFPHARAVVTNGGYGTIQLALAHGLPMVVAGRTEDKPETAARVAWSGVGLDLRSQTPSASAVRDSVRRVLRDPSFSDRARALRDELADGATPEQRAVALIEKLIR, from the coding sequence ATGGCACGATTGCTGTTCGCGGCCACGCCGGCCGCCGGTCACGTCAATCCGGCACTACCGCTGGTCAAGGCCTTGCGCGCGGCCGGGCACGAGGTGCGGTTCACCACCGGCCGCGAGTTCGAGCGGTCCGTGACCCGGGCCGGTGCGGTCTTCACGCCGGTGCCGGCGGAGGTGGACTGGAGCGGCATGACGCCGGACGAGCGCTGGCCGGAGCGGGCCGCCCTGACCGGGCTGCGCAAGCTCCAGTGGGACATCGCCAACTACTTCGTCGCGCCGGTCGCCGCGCACGTGCGGCACATCGAGGCGATGCTGGCCGAGGAGCCGGCGGACGTGCTGGTCGCGGATCCGCCGTACGGCGCGGCCACGGCGGTGCACGAGCGCGGCGGGCCGCCGGTCGTCCACTACGGCATCACCGCCCTCGGGCTGCCGAGCCGCGACCTTCCGCCGTTCGGGCTGGGCCTGTCGCCGATGAGCGGACCGCTCGGCAGGCTTCGTGACCGGGCGCTGACCGCGTTCGTGCGCCGCACGGTGTTCGCGGCGAGCATCGGCCAGATCGACGCGCAGCGCACCGCGCTGGGGCTGCCGCCCGCGGGCCGCACCGCGATGGACGCCGGCCACGGTGTCGCGCTGCATCTGCAGTTGTGCACGCCGGGGTTCGAGTACCCGCGTACCGACCTGCCGGCTCACGTGCACTTCGTCGGGCATCCGGCACCGCTGCCGCCGTCGACGCCGTTCACGCCGCCGCCCTGGTGGCCGGAGGTCACGTCCGGGGACCGGCCGGTGGTCGTGGTCTCCCAGGGCACCATCGCGACGGACCCGGCGGAACTGCTGCGCCCGGCGCTGGCCGGGCTCGCCGCCGAGGAGCTCCTGGTGGTCGTCGTGACCGGGGGCGCGGATCCGTCCGTGCTCGGGCCGCTGCCGGGCAACGCGCGGGCTGCGGCGTTCATCCCGTTCGCCGAGCTCTTCCCGCACGCGCGCGCCGTCGTCACCAACGGTGGTTACGGCACGATCCAGCTCGCGCTCGCGCACGGCCTGCCGATGGTGGTCGCCGGGCGGACCGAGGACAAGCCGGAAACGGCCGCCCGCGTGGCCTGGTCCGGGGTGGGACTCGACCTGCGCAGCCAGACGCCGTCCGCGTCGGCCGTGCGCGACTCGGTCCGCCGGGTGCTGCGCGATCCGTCGTTCTCGGACCGTGCCCGCGCGCTGCGTGACGAACTGGCCGACGGCGCGACGCCGGAGCAGCGCGCGGTCGCGCTGATCGAGAAGCTGATCCGGTGA
- a CDS encoding DSD1 family PLP-dependent enzyme → MNTLNDPQTPFAVVDRARTDRNIARLRAHLHASGVPLRLHVKTSKSLDVAARVFPGGPGPVTVSTLAEAGYFADGGYTDVLYAVGIDPHKLPRVLALRRRGVDLAVLLDSVAQADAVAKASADAGDPVPALIEIDCDGHRGGIGADDPILPEIGRRLADGGAELRGVLAHAGESYFADTPAARREAARHERDTVVRAAGHLRRAGLPCPVVSVGSTPTAHAEADLAGVTEVRAGNYVFFDLVMAGIGVCDVDDLALSVVVTVIGHRPDRGWILTDGGWTATSRDRGTATQRIDQGYGLVTTLDGRVLPDLIMSGASQEHGTLALRPGSTGVLPELPVGTRVRILPNHACATAAQHRRYHVIGGGAAAGAPVVEAHWARHDGW, encoded by the coding sequence ATGAACACGCTCAACGACCCCCAGACGCCGTTCGCCGTCGTCGACCGCGCGCGGACGGACCGCAACATCGCGCGGCTCCGGGCCCACCTGCACGCGTCCGGCGTACCGCTGCGGCTGCACGTCAAGACGTCCAAGTCCCTCGACGTCGCGGCACGGGTCTTCCCGGGCGGTCCCGGCCCGGTCACGGTGTCCACCCTGGCTGAGGCCGGGTACTTCGCCGACGGCGGATACACCGACGTGCTCTACGCGGTCGGCATCGACCCGCACAAGCTCCCGCGCGTGCTCGCCCTGCGGCGCCGCGGCGTGGACCTGGCCGTGCTGCTCGACAGCGTCGCACAGGCCGACGCGGTGGCGAAGGCGTCGGCCGATGCCGGCGACCCGGTGCCCGCCCTCATCGAGATCGACTGCGACGGGCACCGCGGCGGTATCGGCGCCGACGACCCGATCCTGCCGGAGATCGGGCGGCGCCTCGCCGACGGCGGCGCCGAACTCCGCGGCGTGCTCGCCCACGCGGGGGAGTCGTACTTCGCGGACACGCCCGCGGCCCGCCGGGAAGCAGCGCGCCACGAGCGCGACACCGTCGTCCGCGCGGCCGGCCACCTCCGGCGGGCCGGCCTGCCGTGCCCCGTCGTCAGCGTCGGATCCACGCCCACCGCGCACGCCGAGGCGGACCTCGCGGGCGTCACCGAGGTCCGGGCCGGCAACTACGTCTTCTTCGACCTGGTCATGGCCGGCATCGGGGTCTGCGACGTCGACGACCTCGCGCTGTCCGTGGTCGTGACCGTGATCGGTCACCGCCCCGACCGCGGGTGGATCCTCACCGACGGCGGCTGGACGGCCACCTCCCGGGACCGCGGCACCGCCACCCAGCGCATCGATCAGGGGTACGGGCTCGTCACCACCCTGGACGGCCGGGTCCTGCCGGATCTGATCATGAGTGGCGCGAGCCAGGAGCACGGCACCCTCGCCCTGCGCCCCGGCAGCACCGGTGTCCTCCCGGAGCTGCCGGTCGGCACCCGCGTGCGGATCCTGCCCAACCACGCCTGCGCCACCGCCGCCCAGCACCGGCGCTACCACGTCATCGGCGGCGGCGCGGCGGCCGGCGCGCCCGTCGTCGAGGCGCACTGGGCCCGGCACGACGGATGGTGA
- a CDS encoding ornithine cyclodeaminase family protein encodes MRVLEEAHTVRLVDDDLALAAAREAFLATGDGVTFPVVVGHGGRRADRFTLKSGTVGAETGVKIGSYWPGNDAGGIPRHGSAVILLDQRTGRLAAVVETAAANAYRTAAADALAVLTLARPDSRVLTVIGTGHQALHDVRAVARVGSFATVLVAGRRPEAARAFATEIRRLTGLPARAATAEAACRAADVVITATTSARPLFDADWIRPGAHVSAMGADAPGKQELPPRLYERATLFCDLAAQSRAIGELQHAPVTAPVTQLGDVLRGRAPGRVSATQITVFDSSGFALQDLTLAAALLARADQHRTEICE; translated from the coding sequence ATGCGGGTCCTCGAGGAAGCGCACACCGTGCGGCTCGTCGACGACGACCTCGCGCTCGCGGCCGCCCGCGAGGCATTTCTCGCCACCGGGGACGGGGTCACCTTCCCGGTCGTGGTCGGCCACGGCGGGCGCCGGGCCGACCGCTTCACCCTGAAGTCCGGCACGGTCGGCGCGGAGACCGGTGTGAAGATCGGCAGCTACTGGCCCGGCAACGACGCCGGCGGCATCCCGCGGCACGGCTCGGCCGTGATCCTGCTGGACCAGCGCACGGGCCGGCTGGCGGCCGTCGTCGAGACGGCCGCGGCGAACGCGTATCGCACCGCCGCCGCCGACGCGCTCGCCGTGCTGACCCTGGCCCGCCCGGACTCCCGGGTGCTCACCGTGATCGGCACCGGGCACCAGGCGCTGCACGACGTGCGTGCCGTCGCGCGGGTCGGTTCCTTCGCCACGGTGCTGGTCGCCGGCCGCCGTCCCGAGGCCGCCCGCGCGTTCGCCACCGAGATCCGGCGGCTGACCGGACTGCCCGCACGCGCGGCGACCGCGGAGGCCGCCTGCCGGGCCGCGGACGTCGTCATCACGGCCACGACCTCGGCCCGCCCGCTGTTCGACGCGGACTGGATCCGGCCCGGTGCCCACGTCTCGGCCATGGGTGCGGACGCGCCCGGCAAACAGGAGCTTCCACCGCGGCTGTACGAGCGCGCCACGCTCTTCTGCGATCTGGCGGCGCAGTCGCGCGCGATCGGCGAGTTGCAGCACGCCCCGGTGACGGCGCCGGTCACACAGCTCGGCGACGTACTCCGCGGCCGGGCCCCGGGCCGTGTCTCGGCCACGCAGATCACGGTCTTCGACAGCTCCGGCTTCGCGCTCCAGGACCTCACGCTCGCGGCGGCCCTGCTCGCGCGCGCCGACCAGCACCGCACGGAGATCTGCGAATGA
- a CDS encoding helix-turn-helix transcriptional regulator, translated as MSDSADAIFAALRPVVAGIAATFGSACEVVLHDYRDEEHSVVAVAGDVTGRRAGDAMSQIGLRVLAAGDEATNEVNYLTRTADGRTLKCSTLPLRDGHGVLIGALCINVDVTVLHRAAAILTDLAGTAAAAAPLGATNFSGDLDQVVSALVEEAEAARGMPVAAMDKHDRLEVVRALHDAGVFALRGAPGRVSTRLGISRAALYNDLAAIRENG; from the coding sequence ATGTCGGATTCGGCAGATGCGATCTTCGCCGCGCTGCGCCCGGTCGTGGCGGGCATCGCCGCCACCTTCGGCAGCGCGTGCGAGGTGGTGCTGCACGACTATCGCGACGAGGAGCACTCGGTCGTCGCGGTCGCCGGAGACGTCACCGGCCGGCGCGCCGGTGACGCGATGAGCCAGATCGGGCTCCGGGTCCTCGCCGCCGGTGACGAGGCCACCAATGAGGTCAACTACCTCACCCGGACGGCCGACGGCCGGACGCTGAAATGCTCGACGCTGCCGCTGCGCGACGGGCACGGTGTGCTGATCGGCGCGCTTTGCATCAACGTCGACGTCACCGTGCTGCACCGGGCCGCCGCGATACTGACCGACCTGGCGGGGACGGCGGCCGCGGCGGCCCCGCTCGGCGCGACGAACTTCTCCGGCGACCTCGACCAGGTCGTGTCGGCGCTCGTCGAGGAGGCGGAGGCCGCGCGTGGGATGCCGGTGGCCGCGATGGACAAGCACGATCGGCTCGAGGTCGTGCGGGCGCTGCACGACGCCGGCGTGTTCGCGCTGCGTGGCGCGCCGGGCCGGGTCTCCACCCGGCTGGGCATCTCCCGTGCCGCGCTCTACAACGACCTGGCGGCGATCAGGGAGAACGGCTGA
- a CDS encoding TerC family protein, translating to MSVSWWIWALLMLAIAAMLAVDLFLHRDNHVIGFREAAIWSGIWIAAGLLFGVVLWAWQGADVAGTYYAGYLIEKALSIDNVFVFALIFTYFAVPAAYQHKVLFWGVIGALVFRLVFIFVGAELLETFFWTAYVFGAFLIYTGYKMAFRRDEQTPPDRNPVVRLVRRIIPTDSAYHGDRFFARVDGKRVATLLFVVLIAVEATDLIFAIDSVAAILAITTSTFIVWTANAFAILGLRSLYFCLAGLLRRFVHLHYGLAVLLAFAGVKLILSETPVGKLPIPVTLGVIVVTITVSIVWSLRSTRGTDARDGGDLDPAGTSPDTAR from the coding sequence GTGTCCGTGTCCTGGTGGATCTGGGCTCTGCTCATGCTGGCGATCGCGGCGATGCTCGCCGTCGATCTGTTCCTGCACCGCGACAACCACGTCATCGGCTTCCGCGAGGCCGCGATCTGGTCCGGCATCTGGATCGCCGCCGGCCTGCTGTTCGGCGTCGTCCTCTGGGCCTGGCAGGGCGCCGACGTGGCCGGCACCTACTACGCCGGCTACCTGATCGAAAAGGCGCTGTCGATCGACAACGTGTTCGTCTTCGCGCTGATCTTCACCTACTTCGCCGTACCGGCCGCGTACCAGCACAAGGTGTTGTTCTGGGGGGTCATCGGCGCTCTCGTGTTCCGGCTGGTCTTCATCTTCGTCGGCGCCGAACTGCTCGAGACGTTCTTCTGGACCGCGTACGTGTTCGGCGCCTTCCTGATCTACACCGGTTACAAGATGGCGTTCCGCCGGGACGAGCAGACCCCGCCGGACCGCAACCCCGTCGTCCGCCTGGTCCGCCGGATCATCCCGACCGACTCGGCGTACCACGGCGACAGGTTCTTCGCCCGGGTCGACGGCAAGCGCGTCGCCACCCTGCTGTTCGTGGTCCTGATCGCGGTCGAGGCCACCGACCTGATCTTCGCGATCGACTCGGTGGCCGCGATCCTGGCCATCACCACCAGCACGTTCATCGTCTGGACCGCCAACGCCTTCGCCATCCTCGGCCTGCGCAGTCTGTACTTCTGCCTCGCCGGGCTGCTGCGCCGCTTCGTGCACCTGCACTACGGCCTGGCCGTGCTGCTCGCCTTCGCCGGCGTCAAGCTGATCCTGTCCGAGACCCCGGTCGGCAAGCTGCCGATTCCGGTCACCCTCGGCGTCATCGTCGTCACGATCACGGTGTCGATCGTGTGGAGCCTGCGCAGCACCCGCGGCACCGACGCGCGTGACGGCGGTGACCTCGACCCGGCCGGCACCTCACCGGACACGGCGCGCTGA
- a CDS encoding helix-turn-helix transcriptional regulator — MPAAARPATTPSARTWTFLTNHAHVLLAIAREPTARLRDVAASVGITERAAQAIVADLEEAGYLHRERVGRRNEYTIDTTGSFRHPAEADHRIGELIALFTGTPEN, encoded by the coding sequence ATGCCCGCGGCAGCTCGACCGGCCACCACACCCTCGGCACGAACGTGGACGTTCCTGACCAACCACGCCCACGTGCTGCTGGCCATCGCCCGCGAGCCGACCGCCCGGCTGCGCGACGTCGCGGCGTCCGTCGGCATCACCGAGCGTGCCGCGCAAGCCATCGTCGCCGACCTCGAGGAGGCCGGCTACCTGCACCGCGAACGCGTCGGGCGCCGCAACGAGTACACCATCGACACCACCGGCAGCTTCCGGCATCCCGCCGAGGCGGACCATCGCATCGGCGAGCTCATCGCCCTGTTCACCGGCACACCGGAGAACTGA
- a CDS encoding SDR family NAD(P)-dependent oxidoreductase, whose amino-acid sequence MFDFTGKTVLITGASGALGVALAVRFAEAGANVVAASRKGYEEVAEKAGGRSIGVRLDVTSEAEWADALARTEAAFGPLDVLVNNAAYLRVGTSESIPVEEFRRVVDTNLTGSLLGIRAAAPSMRKAGGGVIINVNSIAGLNAAPGLAAYSSSKWALRGLMRAAAAELARDNIRVNSVHPGIIETPLAYGPDGSPLVPVDRLAIPRNASAEEIADVILFSASEQARFATGSEFLADGGFGLGAVA is encoded by the coding sequence ATGTTCGATTTCACCGGCAAGACTGTCCTGATCACCGGTGCCTCCGGCGCCCTCGGTGTCGCGCTGGCCGTCCGATTCGCCGAGGCCGGCGCGAACGTCGTCGCCGCGTCCCGCAAGGGGTACGAGGAGGTGGCCGAGAAGGCCGGCGGCCGTAGCATCGGGGTCCGCCTCGACGTCACCAGCGAGGCCGAGTGGGCGGACGCGCTCGCCCGCACCGAGGCGGCGTTCGGGCCGCTGGACGTCCTGGTCAACAACGCCGCCTACCTGCGGGTCGGTACGTCCGAGAGCATCCCGGTGGAGGAGTTCCGGCGGGTGGTGGACACCAACCTCACCGGCTCGTTGCTCGGCATCCGCGCGGCGGCCCCGTCGATGCGCAAGGCCGGCGGGGGAGTGATCATCAACGTCAACTCCATCGCCGGGCTCAACGCCGCGCCCGGACTGGCCGCGTACAGCAGCAGCAAGTGGGCGTTGCGTGGGCTGATGCGGGCGGCCGCGGCGGAGCTGGCCCGGGACAACATCCGGGTCAACTCGGTGCACCCCGGCATCATCGAGACGCCGCTGGCCTACGGCCCGGACGGCAGCCCGCTGGTCCCGGTCGACCGCCTGGCGATCCCGCGCAACGCCTCCGCGGAGGAGATCGCCGACGTCATCCTCTTCTCCGCCTCGGAGCAGGCCCGGTTCGCCACCGGCTCGGAGTTCCTCGCGGACGGCGGCTTCGGGCTCGGCGCCGTCGCCTGA
- a CDS encoding SDR family oxidoreductase: protein MSRTWFITGTSSGFGRQLTEQLLDRGERVAATARRTDSLDDLADRYGDRLWRARLDVTDTAAMRAVVDRAFAELGRVDVVVSNAGYGLFGAPEELTDAQIDRQIATNLTASIQLARAATPHLRRQGGGRYIQVASIGGQIAFPAMSLYHATKWGIEGFWESSAPELAPFGIHVTIVEPGVARTGFGVSNSTLAAPMPEYADGPSGLLRRMLSGELPPLPAPGDPVKIAAAIIASADQPNPPLRLTLGSDAYTQATAALRGRLDALYAGRDLAFSTDADDVAVLATI from the coding sequence ATGTCACGCACCTGGTTCATCACCGGAACGTCCTCCGGCTTCGGCCGCCAGCTCACCGAGCAGCTGCTCGACAGGGGTGAGCGGGTCGCCGCGACCGCGCGCCGCACGGACAGCCTCGACGACCTGGCCGACCGGTACGGCGACCGGCTCTGGCGCGCCCGGCTCGACGTCACCGACACGGCCGCGATGCGTGCGGTCGTGGACCGCGCGTTCGCCGAGCTCGGCCGGGTCGACGTGGTCGTGTCGAACGCCGGTTACGGCCTGTTCGGCGCGCCGGAGGAGCTCACCGACGCGCAGATCGACCGGCAGATCGCCACGAACCTCACCGCGTCGATCCAGCTGGCCCGCGCCGCCACCCCGCACCTGCGCCGGCAGGGCGGCGGGCGCTACATCCAGGTCGCGAGCATCGGCGGCCAGATCGCGTTCCCGGCGATGAGCCTCTACCACGCCACCAAGTGGGGCATCGAGGGCTTCTGGGAGTCCTCCGCGCCGGAGCTCGCGCCGTTCGGCATCCACGTGACGATCGTCGAGCCGGGCGTGGCCCGTACCGGCTTCGGCGTGAGCAACTCGACGCTCGCCGCGCCGATGCCGGAGTACGCGGACGGGCCGTCCGGTCTGCTGCGGCGCATGCTCTCCGGCGAGTTGCCGCCGCTGCCCGCGCCCGGCGACCCGGTGAAGATCGCGGCGGCCATCATCGCCTCCGCCGACCAGCCGAATCCGCCACTGCGCCTGACGCTCGGCTCGGACGCCTACACGCAGGCCACCGCGGCGCTGCGCGGTCGCCTCGACGCGCTCTACGCCGGGCGGGACCTCGCCTTCTCCACCGACGCCGACGACGTCGCCGTCCTCGCCACCATCTGA
- a CDS encoding NADP-dependent oxidoreductase encodes MRALRFHEYGGPLAVDDDVPAPTAGPGRTLVTVAATAFNPVDLLIHGGFLEPALPHIPGVEMSGTTPDGRTVIAALPMNLAGAAAELVAVPDDLLAPAPRSIPLADAAAIPGGALTAWQAVTEHADVRAGQRVLVNGAGGGVGGFAVQFAKRRGATVVATASPRSTAAVRAAGADQIIDYTGTDLTTALTEPVDVVISLSRGVPGLSRLVRPGGVLVSAVGPAEPADGVRIVEMYVRADAAQLTEISRLVDAGEIRVDVSERRPVAGLSEIFARAAKGDLRGKVVLLVQYGDGLRPVRT; translated from the coding sequence GTGAGAGCGCTCAGATTCCACGAGTACGGCGGACCGCTCGCCGTCGACGACGACGTGCCGGCGCCGACCGCCGGCCCGGGCCGCACCCTGGTCACCGTCGCCGCCACCGCGTTCAACCCGGTGGACCTCCTGATCCACGGCGGCTTCCTGGAGCCGGCACTGCCGCACATCCCCGGCGTCGAGATGTCCGGCACCACACCCGACGGACGCACGGTGATCGCGGCCCTGCCGATGAACCTCGCCGGTGCCGCGGCCGAGCTGGTCGCCGTGCCCGACGACCTGCTGGCACCCGCGCCGCGCAGCATCCCGCTGGCCGACGCCGCCGCCATCCCGGGCGGCGCGCTCACCGCCTGGCAGGCCGTCACCGAGCACGCCGACGTCCGGGCCGGGCAGCGGGTGCTGGTCAACGGCGCCGGCGGTGGGGTCGGCGGTTTCGCCGTGCAGTTCGCCAAGCGGCGCGGCGCCACGGTCGTCGCCACCGCCAGCCCGCGCAGCACCGCGGCGGTCCGCGCCGCCGGCGCGGACCAGATCATCGACTACACCGGTACCGACCTGACCACCGCGCTGACCGAGCCGGTCGACGTGGTGATCAGTCTGAGCCGCGGCGTCCCCGGCCTGTCCCGCCTGGTCCGCCCCGGCGGCGTGCTGGTCAGCGCCGTCGGCCCGGCCGAACCGGCGGACGGCGTCCGCATCGTCGAGATGTACGTCCGCGCCGACGCCGCCCAGCTCACCGAGATCTCCCGGCTCGTCGACGCCGGTGAGATCCGGGTCGACGTCTCCGAGCGGCGGCCCGTGGCCGGCCTGTCCGAGATCTTCGCCCGCGCGGCGAAGGGTGACCTCCGCGGCAAGGTGGTCCTCCTCGTCCAGTACGGCGACGGACTCCGGCCGGTGCGCACGTGA